CGGGCCAAGAGTGACGGACCCTCCCTCCCGAAGCTCATCCTCGACGCCGTGACTGAGGCCAAGGACCGTAAAGGCACGTCGCTCCCCGCTATTAAAAAGACGTTGGCCACCAAAGGCATCGACCTGGACAAGTCCAACAAACGCATCAACACCGCCGTGAAGAAGCTGGTGACCGACGGAAAGCTGGTCCAGAATAAAGGGATCGGTGCATCCGGGTCCTTCAAGCTCCCCAAGGCTCTGCCTAAAGCCGCCAAAGCGGTCAAGAAGACTCCCGTTAAGGTGAAGAAGCCCGCTGCCAAGTCCCCGCAGAAGAAAACCGCCGCAAAGAAAACCGCTGTGAAGAAGACTGCAGTCAAGAAAACCGCCGCCAAGAAACAAGCAGCCAAGAAACCGGCAGCGAAGAAGTCTCCTGTGAAGAAAGCTGCCAAAAAGCCAGCAGTAAAGTCTACCCCCAAGAAGGCTGCCCCTAAGAAGGTCGCAAAGAAGAAGACCCCTGTGAAGAAAGCTCCGGCAAAGAAAGCTGCAGCGAAGAAGTCCAAGAAGTAAAGTGGCTCTTTAACCTGCACTCCGTGCACCAAaaggctcttttaagagccaccACACATTCACCAAAGAGCTGATTTCCTACAACATTATCATGTCCGTTTACACTGTTTttctaatatttattttatcaaaGCACTTTGATCTACATGAAATATGCCGGTGAACAGTAATGTTTGCATTATCCCCCATTAGTTGAAGTATTAGGGTTAGTACTCCTATACAGTAGGGATATTTCCAATTCTGTGATAGCCCTGCAATATCATAACAAGATCAATATCCATAGATTTAAATGGTCTATCAAAGGATTTCTTTTTAGTGGTGGTTTAAAAATCTGATTTAGTGGAGGTTAGATTATGTTAGTTGTGAAGTGATATCGCCTCAGAAGCTGTAGTAGCCTAGTAGTAATCTCAGTATTACCCTGTATCATTGTGCCACATGTGAGAGGAAAAGGAAA
This genomic interval from Perca flavescens isolate YP-PL-M2 chromosome 13, PFLA_1.0, whole genome shotgun sequence contains the following:
- the LOC114566435 gene encoding histone H1-like, which gives rise to MAEEAPAVPAVKAPAKAPKKKAAPRAKSDGPSLPKLILDAVTEAKDRKGTSLPAIKKTLATKGIDLDKSNKRINTAVKKLVTDGKLVQNKGIGASGSFKLPKALPKAAKAVKKTPVKVKKPAAKSPQKKTAAKKTAVKKTAVKKTAAKKQAAKKPAAKKSPVKKAAKKPAVKSTPKKAAPKKVAKKKTPVKKAPAKKAAAKKSKK